In Prescottella soli, a genomic segment contains:
- a CDS encoding phosphotransferase family protein — translation MAVTHVPGSLGDGIRVVLSDASGTEMTVGEPRQLTGGASRQVWAVDAHSADGRSLAVVLRRDPPGHGDADRMRAEAACLRAASAAGVPVPGLLASGDTAPGIDAPFLLMDKVDGESIPRKLQRDPELDEVRAHLAEDMGHVLGLIHQADVDTLGMLDAGDPLDAIEAVYQGLEEPRPAVEVGLRWLREHRPSKRPDALVHGDFRLGNVLVDGTGIRGVLDWELAHLGDPIEDLGWLCVRAWRFGAEPPVAGIGTRGQLLDGYARATGIRPSESELHWWETFGTLRWLVLSRFQAERHLGGAERSIELAAIGRRVCESEYDLLLILGLLGDIDRAQDAAPAAPSLHDRPSLPEILELVSGTLRDEVAPALTDAHERERYLLRICINLLGIAGRELGADDRSGHLRDLLAGLGCASEVDLAERIRVGTLSYADAGVRRAVSTAVLARLSVANPRHLLDPSRS, via the coding sequence ATGGCGGTGACACACGTTCCCGGCAGCCTCGGTGACGGAATCCGCGTCGTTCTGAGCGACGCCTCCGGCACGGAGATGACCGTCGGCGAGCCCCGCCAGCTGACCGGCGGGGCCAGCCGTCAGGTGTGGGCGGTCGACGCTCACAGCGCGGACGGCCGGTCGCTGGCGGTCGTGCTGCGCCGGGATCCGCCCGGGCACGGCGACGCCGACCGGATGCGCGCGGAGGCGGCATGCCTGCGGGCCGCCTCCGCGGCCGGGGTGCCGGTGCCCGGCCTGCTCGCGTCCGGCGACACGGCGCCGGGCATCGACGCCCCGTTTCTGTTGATGGACAAGGTCGACGGCGAGTCGATCCCACGGAAACTGCAGCGGGACCCCGAACTCGACGAGGTGCGGGCGCATCTCGCCGAGGACATGGGTCACGTTCTCGGACTGATCCACCAGGCGGACGTCGACACTCTGGGGATGCTCGACGCCGGCGACCCGTTGGATGCGATCGAGGCGGTGTACCAGGGCTTGGAGGAACCGCGTCCCGCGGTCGAGGTCGGGCTTCGATGGCTCCGTGAACACCGACCCTCTAAGCGTCCAGATGCGTTGGTGCACGGTGACTTCCGTCTCGGCAACGTGCTTGTCGACGGCACCGGTATCCGCGGGGTGCTGGACTGGGAACTTGCTCACCTGGGTGATCCGATCGAGGACCTCGGCTGGCTCTGCGTGCGTGCGTGGCGGTTCGGTGCGGAGCCGCCGGTCGCCGGGATCGGCACCCGCGGCCAGTTGCTCGACGGCTATGCACGCGCCACGGGTATTCGGCCGTCGGAGAGCGAACTGCACTGGTGGGAGACCTTCGGAACGCTGAGGTGGTTGGTGCTGAGCCGGTTCCAGGCCGAGCGGCACCTCGGCGGCGCCGAGAGGTCGATCGAGCTGGCCGCGATCGGACGGCGGGTGTGTGAGTCGGAGTACGACCTGCTCCTGATCCTCGGCCTGCTCGGCGACATCGATCGGGCACAGGATGCCGCGCCGGCGGCGCCGTCGCTGCACGACCGACCGAGCCTCCCGGAGATCCTGGAACTGGTCTCCGGCACCCTGCGTGACGAGGTGGCCCCCGCGTTGACCGATGCGCACGAACGGGAGCGATACCTGCTGCGCATCTGCATCAACCTGCTGGGCATCGCGGGGCGGGAACTCGGTGCCGACGACCGTTCCGGCCATCTGCGGGATCTGCTCGCAGGTCTGGGCTGCGCGTCCGAAGTCGATCTCGCCGAGCGAATTCGGGTGGGGACGCTTTCGTACGCCGACGCCGGTGTCCGTCGGGCTGTGTCGACCGCGGTGCTCGCCCGACTGAGCGTCGCGAACCCCCGGCATCTGCTCGACCCGTCACGGAGCTGA
- a CDS encoding TetR/AcrR family transcriptional regulator, with product MSKSSANTGSSTPPVAALTARGRKTRDGLLDAARKVFEDVGFLDTRVEQIAQEAGVSYGTFYRYFESKEDVFEELSTRLFEDVHRREPLDPDLSPAARLVASNRSYYQAYQRNAKLMAIVEQVATFNNEFRALRHEHRRKLIERTSRAIARWQEQGQVRESLDPVMAARAMAAMVDHTLYLWLVQGDEANEENLLDTLDRMCIGALGLDDEGLLS from the coding sequence GTGAGTAAGTCATCGGCCAACACGGGATCCTCGACGCCGCCCGTCGCCGCATTGACCGCGCGCGGCAGAAAGACCCGCGATGGACTGCTCGACGCAGCCCGGAAGGTCTTCGAGGACGTCGGCTTTCTCGATACCCGGGTCGAGCAGATCGCGCAGGAAGCGGGGGTCTCGTACGGGACGTTCTACCGGTACTTCGAGTCCAAGGAAGACGTGTTCGAGGAGTTGAGCACGCGTCTGTTCGAGGATGTGCATCGGCGTGAACCCCTCGACCCGGACCTGTCGCCGGCCGCGAGACTGGTTGCATCGAACCGCTCGTACTATCAGGCCTACCAGCGCAATGCGAAGTTGATGGCGATCGTGGAGCAGGTGGCGACGTTCAACAACGAATTCCGCGCGCTCCGCCACGAGCACCGACGAAAGCTGATCGAGCGGACGTCCCGGGCTATCGCCCGCTGGCAGGAACAGGGCCAGGTTCGAGAGTCCCTCGATCCTGTGATGGCTGCGCGTGCCATGGCCGCGATGGTCGACCACACCTTGTATCTGTGGCTGGTCCAGGGCGACGAGGCGAACGAGGAAAATCTCCTCGATACGCTGGATCGGATGTGTATCGGCGCCCTCGGCCTCGACGACGAAGGTCTCCTGTCGTGA
- a CDS encoding putative quinol monooxygenase, with translation MELIAVLELTFKPESLDSAREVMTRVLEETRAFPGCLGVKSVVDTKSPHVWRFVETWQSAEHDAAYRKFRAGEGAITDLGPLLAGPPSLVTGTVDPHI, from the coding sequence ATGGAATTGATCGCAGTCCTGGAATTGACCTTCAAGCCGGAATCCCTGGACTCCGCGCGTGAGGTGATGACGCGAGTGCTCGAGGAGACTCGGGCGTTCCCCGGCTGCCTCGGCGTGAAGTCGGTTGTCGACACCAAGAGCCCCCACGTCTGGCGCTTCGTCGAGACCTGGCAATCGGCCGAGCACGACGCCGCATATCGCAAGTTCCGAGCCGGCGAGGGCGCGATCACCGATCTCGGGCCGCTGCTCGCCGGCCCGCCCTCGCTGGTGACGGGAACCGTCGACCCGCACATCTGA
- a CDS encoding acyl-CoA dehydrogenase family protein — MQRKHFEADHEDYRATVREFLAREIEPHYPKWEEDRLIDRSAWIAAGRSGIVGLGIPEECGGAGVTDYRFRQVVFDEIARTGTTSFGASLSVHDDIVVPYIVHLGTDEQKARWLPRMASGELIGAIAMTEPGAGSDLQGVRTTAVRDGDEWVINGQKTFITNGIHSDLVIVVCRTDPDAGSKGFSLVVVERDTPGFSRGRKLHKVGLAAQDTAELVFEDVRVPAENLLGTEGRGFIHLMENLPLERISIAVSAITSARAAYEWTKNYAFERKAFGKPIGDLQNTRFALAEMRTEIEVTESHIDRAVLALNAGELTAVDASMSKWWATELQKRVVDRCVQLHGGYGYMMEYPIGRAYVDSRIQTIYGGTTEIMKEIIGRDIASEFR, encoded by the coding sequence ATGCAACGTAAGCACTTCGAAGCCGACCACGAGGACTACCGCGCGACCGTCCGCGAGTTCCTCGCGCGCGAGATCGAACCCCACTACCCGAAGTGGGAGGAGGATCGACTCATCGATCGCTCCGCGTGGATTGCTGCCGGCCGGTCCGGCATCGTCGGACTCGGCATTCCCGAGGAGTGCGGCGGCGCCGGCGTGACCGACTATCGCTTCCGGCAGGTTGTGTTCGACGAGATCGCCCGGACTGGAACCACCTCATTCGGCGCCAGTCTGAGCGTGCACGACGACATCGTCGTCCCGTACATCGTGCACCTCGGCACCGACGAGCAGAAGGCGCGCTGGCTGCCTCGGATGGCGAGCGGTGAGCTGATCGGCGCGATCGCGATGACCGAACCCGGGGCCGGATCGGACCTGCAGGGTGTTCGGACCACCGCGGTCCGGGACGGCGACGAGTGGGTGATCAACGGCCAGAAGACGTTCATCACCAATGGAATCCACTCCGACCTCGTGATCGTCGTGTGCCGTACCGACCCCGACGCGGGGTCGAAGGGCTTCTCCCTCGTCGTCGTCGAGCGTGATACGCCCGGATTCAGCCGGGGGCGGAAGCTTCACAAGGTGGGACTCGCGGCGCAGGACACCGCCGAGCTGGTCTTCGAGGATGTGCGCGTGCCGGCCGAGAACCTACTCGGAACGGAGGGAAGAGGATTCATCCACCTGATGGAGAACCTTCCCCTCGAACGGATCTCTATCGCCGTGTCCGCCATCACCTCCGCCCGCGCGGCGTACGAGTGGACGAAGAACTACGCGTTCGAGCGAAAGGCGTTCGGAAAGCCGATCGGTGATCTGCAAAACACCCGATTCGCTCTCGCCGAGATGCGCACGGAGATCGAGGTCACCGAATCACACATCGACCGCGCCGTTCTCGCGCTGAATGCGGGCGAGCTCACTGCCGTGGACGCATCGATGAGCAAGTGGTGGGCGACCGAACTGCAGAAGCGTGTCGTGGACCGCTGCGTGCAGTTGCACGGCGGCTACGGCTACATGATGGAGTACCCGATCGGCCGCGCCTACGTCGACAGCCGGATCCAGACCATCTACGGCGGCACCACCGAGATCATGAAGGAGATCATCGGTCGGGACATCGCCTCCGAATTCCGCTGA
- a CDS encoding 3-hydroxyacyl-CoA dehydrogenase has protein sequence MIVNDSVALVTGGASGLGLATVKALHEQGASVVILDLPSSNGEAVAKELGDRVRFAAGDVTDEASVIAALDLAESLGPLRVTVNCAGIGNAIKTVGKQGAFPLADFNRVININLVGTFNVLRLAAERISKTEPVDGERGVIINTASVAAFDGQIGQAAYSASKGGVVGMTLPIARDLASLLIRVVTIAPGLFKTPLLAGLPEAAQASLGQQVPHPSRLGDPAEYGSLAAHIVSNPMLNGEVIRLDGAIRMAPR, from the coding sequence ATGATCGTCAACGACAGCGTCGCACTCGTCACCGGCGGCGCGTCCGGCCTCGGCCTCGCCACCGTCAAGGCTCTCCACGAGCAGGGCGCCAGCGTCGTCATCCTCGACCTGCCCTCCTCGAACGGTGAGGCCGTCGCCAAGGAACTCGGCGACCGCGTCCGCTTCGCCGCCGGCGACGTCACCGACGAGGCCTCGGTCATCGCGGCCCTGGATCTCGCCGAGTCGCTCGGCCCGCTGCGGGTCACCGTCAACTGCGCCGGCATCGGCAACGCCATCAAGACCGTCGGCAAGCAGGGTGCCTTCCCGCTCGCCGACTTCAACCGCGTCATCAACATCAACCTCGTCGGCACGTTCAACGTGCTCCGTCTTGCGGCCGAACGCATCTCGAAGACCGAGCCGGTCGACGGCGAGCGCGGCGTGATCATCAACACCGCGTCCGTCGCGGCGTTCGACGGCCAGATCGGCCAGGCCGCCTACTCCGCGTCTAAGGGCGGCGTCGTCGGCATGACCCTGCCGATCGCCCGCGACCTCGCATCGCTGCTGATCCGCGTCGTCACGATCGCTCCGGGCCTGTTCAAGACCCCGCTGCTGGCCGGGCTGCCCGAGGCCGCGCAGGCGTCCCTCGGCCAGCAGGTCCCCCACCCGTCGCGTCTCGGCGACCCCGCCGAGTACGGCTCGCTCGCAGCGCACATCGTCTCCAACCCGATGCTCAACGGCGAGGTCATCCGCCTCGACGGCGCCATCCGCATGGCACCGCGCTGA
- a CDS encoding thiolase family protein — translation MTKAVIVDAVRLASGKGKPGGALSGTHPVEMLAQVLRALVERNDLDPAMVDDVIGGCVQQVGEQALNISRTALLSAGFPDSVPATTIDRQCGSSQQAAHFAAQGVMAGAYDIVIACGVESMSRIPMGTSPIGQDTAGPGIAARYPEGLIHQGISAELIAAKWNLDRATLDAYSAESHRRAAAAAESGFFDAEIVPVTVTTGAGETVEHTTDETVRAATTADGLATLRSAFRTDAFAQRFPEAQWHITPGNSSPFTDGASAVLIMSEDMANKLGLTPRARFHSFAVTGDDPMFMLTAPIPATHKVLAKAGLGIDDIDAYEVNEAFAPVPLMWAHEFGADPAKLNPRGGAIALGHALGSSGTRLLTTLVNHLEATGGRYGLQTMCEGAGMANATIIERI, via the coding sequence ATGACGAAGGCTGTCATCGTCGATGCCGTCCGCCTCGCGTCCGGCAAGGGCAAGCCGGGCGGCGCCCTCTCCGGCACTCACCCCGTCGAGATGCTCGCGCAGGTGCTGCGCGCGCTCGTCGAGCGCAACGATCTCGATCCCGCGATGGTCGACGACGTCATCGGCGGCTGCGTCCAGCAGGTCGGCGAACAGGCCCTCAACATCTCCCGCACCGCCCTGCTCTCGGCCGGCTTCCCGGATTCGGTGCCCGCCACCACGATCGACCGCCAGTGTGGATCGAGCCAGCAGGCCGCGCACTTCGCCGCGCAGGGTGTCATGGCCGGCGCCTACGACATCGTCATCGCGTGCGGCGTCGAGTCGATGAGCCGGATCCCCATGGGCACGTCCCCCATCGGGCAGGACACGGCCGGCCCGGGCATCGCCGCCCGGTACCCGGAAGGGCTTATCCATCAGGGCATCTCGGCCGAGCTGATCGCCGCCAAGTGGAACCTCGACCGCGCAACCCTCGACGCATACTCGGCCGAGTCGCACCGCCGCGCGGCCGCCGCAGCCGAGTCCGGATTCTTCGACGCCGAGATCGTGCCGGTCACCGTCACCACCGGAGCGGGCGAGACGGTCGAGCACACCACGGACGAGACGGTCCGAGCCGCCACCACTGCCGACGGTCTGGCCACCCTGCGGTCCGCATTCCGCACCGACGCGTTCGCGCAGCGATTCCCCGAAGCCCAGTGGCACATCACCCCCGGCAACTCCTCGCCCTTCACCGACGGCGCCTCCGCAGTGCTGATCATGAGCGAGGACATGGCGAACAAGCTGGGGCTGACCCCCCGTGCCCGGTTCCACTCGTTCGCCGTCACCGGCGACGACCCGATGTTCATGCTCACGGCCCCCATCCCGGCCACCCACAAGGTCCTCGCCAAGGCGGGACTCGGCATCGACGACATCGACGCCTACGAGGTCAACGAGGCCTTCGCCCCCGTTCCGCTGATGTGGGCGCACGAGTTCGGTGCCGACCCCGCCAAGCTCAACCCCCGCGGCGGCGCGATCGCCCTCGGCCACGCCCTCGGTTCCTCCGGTACCCGCCTGCTCACCACGCTCGTCAACCATCTCGAGGCCACCGGCGGCCGCTACGGTCTGCAGACCATGTGCGAGGGTGCTGGCATGGCGAATGCCACCATCATCGAGCGAATCTGA
- a CDS encoding crotonase/enoyl-CoA hydratase family protein encodes MADEPIVTEPAALYERRGAVAIITLNRPRALNAVNAALSTAVGNLLEQADADDAVRVIVLTGAGRAFCAGADLKALGSGASLDAEGHPEWGFAGFVQHWVGKPTIAAVNGFALGGGTELVLAADLAVVDEQAQLGLPEVKRGLFAAAGGVIRLQQQIPRKVALELALTGEPITAVDGLKLGLVNRVAPAGTALEVALELAESIAANAPLSVRESKAMIHRTAALSDWEQDVWEQNAKAMAVVFTSEDAQEGPKAFAEKRPPVWAGR; translated from the coding sequence ATGGCCGACGAGCCGATCGTCACCGAGCCCGCCGCCCTCTACGAGCGTCGAGGTGCCGTCGCGATCATCACCCTCAACCGTCCACGGGCGCTGAACGCCGTGAATGCGGCGCTGTCCACCGCGGTCGGCAATCTGCTCGAGCAGGCCGACGCCGACGACGCGGTGCGGGTCATCGTCCTCACCGGCGCGGGACGCGCCTTCTGCGCCGGCGCGGACCTCAAGGCGCTCGGCAGCGGCGCCTCCCTCGACGCCGAGGGCCACCCGGAGTGGGGCTTCGCCGGCTTCGTCCAGCACTGGGTGGGCAAGCCGACGATCGCCGCCGTCAACGGATTCGCCCTAGGCGGTGGCACCGAACTGGTCCTCGCCGCAGATCTGGCCGTGGTCGACGAACAGGCACAGCTGGGCCTGCCCGAGGTCAAGCGCGGACTGTTCGCCGCGGCCGGCGGTGTGATCCGCCTGCAGCAGCAGATCCCCCGCAAGGTCGCCCTCGAACTCGCACTCACCGGCGAACCCATCACCGCCGTCGACGGCCTCAAGCTCGGCCTCGTCAACCGCGTCGCACCCGCCGGGACCGCCCTCGAGGTCGCGCTCGAGCTCGCCGAGAGCATCGCCGCGAACGCACCCCTCTCCGTGCGTGAATCGAAGGCGATGATCCACCGCACCGCGGCCCTCTCGGACTGGGAACAGGACGTGTGGGAGCAGAACGCCAAGGCCATGGCGGTCGTCTTCACCAGCGAGGACGCCCAGGAAGGCCCGAAGGCGTTCGCCGAGAAGCGCCCGCCGGTCTGGGCCGGCCGCTGA
- a CDS encoding enoyl-CoA hydratase, with protein sequence MTTLEPGVVSIVEDGVLRVTIDRPTSMNAVRVETLDAVADAFEDHSVDPEVRVAVLSGAGRAFCTGADLAGLDLYAAPSAATIDAANRVADKIRSFPRPVIGAVRGPAAGVGVSLALACDLTVASESSYFLLAFTRIGLMPDGGATALVAASVGRARAMALALLAERLGAAEALRAGLIAKVYADNEFDAEVEALAWRLAAGPADAFRRTKEAINDATLGQLDAAFERERAGQLELLAAPDFAEGVDAFQNKRPARFGSVA encoded by the coding sequence GTGACAACCCTCGAACCGGGTGTCGTCAGCATCGTCGAGGACGGTGTCCTGCGCGTCACCATCGACCGCCCTACGAGCATGAACGCGGTCCGGGTCGAGACGCTGGACGCTGTTGCGGATGCGTTCGAGGATCACTCCGTCGATCCCGAGGTGCGGGTCGCCGTTCTGTCGGGTGCCGGGCGCGCGTTCTGTACGGGGGCAGACCTCGCTGGCCTGGATCTCTACGCTGCGCCGTCGGCCGCGACGATCGATGCGGCCAACCGGGTGGCCGACAAGATTCGTTCGTTTCCGCGGCCGGTGATCGGGGCGGTTCGGGGTCCCGCCGCGGGAGTGGGTGTGTCGCTGGCGTTGGCGTGCGATCTGACGGTGGCCTCCGAATCCAGTTATTTCTTGTTGGCTTTCACCAGGATCGGTCTGATGCCGGACGGTGGTGCCACGGCGCTGGTCGCGGCGTCGGTGGGGCGGGCGCGTGCGATGGCGTTGGCGCTGTTGGCCGAGCGCCTCGGGGCCGCCGAGGCGCTGCGGGCCGGCCTCATCGCGAAGGTGTACGCCGACAACGAATTCGACGCCGAGGTCGAGGCGCTTGCGTGGCGGCTGGCCGCCGGCCCCGCCGATGCCTTCCGTCGGACGAAGGAGGCGATCAACGACGCGACGCTCGGCCAGCTCGATGCGGCGTTCGAGCGGGAGCGGGCCGGGCAGCTCGAGTTGTTGGCCGCACCCGATTTCGCGGAGGGGGTGGACGCGTTCCAGAACAAGCGTCCCGCGCGGTTCGGGAGCGTCGCGTGA
- a CDS encoding CaiB/BaiF CoA transferase family protein has product MSGPLDGLRVIELAGIGPGPHAAMILGDLGADVVRIERPSSSAVDVLDGEPDHMLRNRRSLAADLKNSVDREMVLRLVAKADVLIEGYRPGVAERLGLGPDECAAVNPGLVYARMTGWGQSGAMAPRAGHDINYISLTGVLNAIGRPGERPVPPLNLVGDFGGGSMFLLVGILSALFERQRSGLGQVIDANMLDGVSVLSQMMWAMRGFGQWSSSAGTNLLDGGAPFYDTYACADGRAVAVGAIEPQFYAALLDGLGLADADLPDQHDRSGWPTLRERFAEVFGSEGRDHWVAVFDGTDACVTPVLSFDEVAKEGSYLRDRGSLLEVGGVMQAAPAPRFSRTVPGTPTPPRPVGADGAVVLREWLGQ; this is encoded by the coding sequence GTGAGCGGGCCTCTGGACGGGCTGCGGGTGATCGAGCTCGCCGGTATCGGGCCGGGACCGCATGCCGCGATGATCCTCGGTGACCTGGGTGCCGATGTCGTTCGTATCGAGCGGCCGAGTTCGAGTGCCGTCGACGTATTGGACGGCGAGCCGGACCACATGCTGCGTAACCGGCGTTCGTTGGCGGCGGACCTGAAGAACAGTGTCGACCGTGAGATGGTGCTGCGCCTGGTCGCGAAGGCCGATGTGCTGATCGAGGGTTACCGGCCCGGGGTTGCCGAGCGCCTCGGGCTCGGGCCCGATGAGTGTGCCGCGGTCAATCCGGGGCTGGTCTATGCCCGGATGACGGGGTGGGGGCAGAGTGGGGCCATGGCCCCGCGGGCGGGCCACGACATCAACTACATTTCGCTGACCGGCGTGCTGAACGCGATCGGGCGGCCGGGGGAGCGGCCGGTGCCGCCGTTGAACCTGGTGGGTGATTTCGGTGGCGGCTCGATGTTCCTGTTGGTGGGCATCCTGTCGGCCCTGTTCGAGCGGCAGCGGTCGGGTCTCGGGCAGGTGATCGACGCGAACATGCTCGACGGGGTGAGCGTGCTGTCCCAGATGATGTGGGCGATGCGTGGTTTCGGGCAGTGGTCGTCGAGTGCGGGGACGAATCTGCTCGACGGTGGTGCGCCGTTCTACGACACCTACGCCTGTGCGGACGGGCGGGCCGTCGCGGTCGGCGCGATCGAGCCGCAGTTCTATGCGGCGTTGCTCGACGGCCTGGGCCTCGCGGATGCGGACCTGCCGGATCAGCACGACCGGTCGGGGTGGCCGACGCTGCGGGAGCGGTTCGCCGAGGTGTTCGGCTCGGAGGGCCGCGATCACTGGGTGGCGGTGTTCGACGGTACGGATGCGTGTGTGACGCCGGTGCTGTCCTTCGACGAGGTCGCGAAGGAGGGCTCCTACCTCCGGGACCGGGGCAGCCTCCTCGAGGTGGGCGGCGTCATGCAGGCCGCGCCGGCGCCGAGGTTCTCGCGGACCGTGCCGGGGACACCGACCCCGCCGCGACCGGTGGGCGCGGACGGCGCCGTGGTGCTCCGGGAATGGTTGGGGCAGTGA
- a CDS encoding TetR/AcrR family transcriptional regulator, which translates to MSTDVTEGADDPTDWRSVEPLDLTPILSASLDAFYESGFHGASVREIARRVGVTVPSLYYHHQSKEGLLIALLELSISDLRSRALAANDAGDGDPVQRLTNVIFTIVLQMTNRARLAALEGEARYLGPENWERYRAVRKGVEGLVLDIVHDGNTSGDFDADDPAETTRAILGMCQVIPRWYHAEGVHSPEVVARKYVEIALRMAGATRAPDMPTNSEPTEHAS; encoded by the coding sequence TTGTCGACAGACGTGACCGAAGGGGCGGACGATCCGACCGACTGGCGCAGTGTCGAGCCGTTGGACCTGACCCCCATCCTGTCGGCATCGCTCGACGCGTTCTACGAGTCGGGCTTCCACGGCGCGTCCGTCCGGGAGATCGCCCGCCGAGTCGGCGTCACCGTCCCCTCGCTGTACTACCACCATCAGAGCAAGGAGGGGCTGCTCATCGCGCTCCTCGAACTCTCCATCAGTGACCTGCGCTCGCGGGCACTGGCTGCGAACGACGCGGGCGACGGCGATCCGGTTCAGCGGTTGACGAACGTGATCTTCACGATCGTGCTGCAGATGACCAACCGTGCGCGGCTGGCGGCGCTCGAGGGCGAGGCGAGATACCTGGGCCCCGAGAACTGGGAGCGGTACCGCGCGGTGCGCAAGGGCGTCGAGGGCCTGGTGCTCGACATCGTGCACGACGGAAATACGTCCGGAGACTTCGACGCGGACGATCCCGCCGAGACCACCCGGGCGATTCTCGGTATGTGCCAAGTGATTCCCCGTTGGTATCACGCGGAGGGCGTCCACAGCCCGGAAGTCGTCGCCCGGAAGTACGTCGAGATCGCACTCAGGATGGCCGGTGCGACCCGTGCGCCGGACATGCCCACGAACTCGGAGCCCACGGAACACGCGTCCTAG
- a CDS encoding heparan-alpha-glucosaminide N-acetyltransferase domain-containing protein has product MRTTPDTTIDRSTPTSAATSARRLVAIDAARGLAVLGMIAVHSLMAYDADGDPTWTFSLAAGRASAIFAVLAGVGIAFVSRRKQQKPGIDATAISWSLAARALMIALIGLSLGFTDSDYGVVILGYYAAMFLLAIPLIRLSTRALVFTAVALAICAPLLSQALRPHLPEGIDAQLSFDAALHQPLSFVSDVLFTGEFPAVVWMTYVCVGLVVGRLVLTAWQTALGLVATGVALMLTSKMVSWLILYPFGGLDRIRSAEAPDTDGIVDEFLAFGGDGTTPTSTWWWLGVDGPHTGTPFDLMATVGSSLLVLGAILLLGHVTAPVWSTIIHVVLAPLAAIGSLSLTVYVSHILFVNSDFDVYGPVSGYVRQVVCITALALVWRATAGRGPLEGLVRFVTIRVDRFVRQHHDKPAGRHAA; this is encoded by the coding sequence ATGAGAACCACACCTGATACGACGATCGACCGAAGTACACCCACCAGCGCGGCCACGAGCGCCCGCCGGCTGGTCGCGATCGACGCGGCGCGCGGCCTGGCCGTGCTCGGCATGATCGCCGTCCACTCCCTCATGGCCTACGACGCCGACGGCGACCCGACCTGGACGTTCAGCCTTGCCGCCGGGCGCGCGTCGGCGATCTTCGCGGTGCTCGCCGGCGTCGGCATCGCCTTCGTCTCCCGCCGCAAGCAGCAGAAGCCCGGCATCGACGCGACCGCCATCTCCTGGTCGCTCGCCGCCCGAGCGTTGATGATCGCGCTCATCGGACTCTCCCTCGGTTTCACCGACAGCGACTACGGCGTGGTGATCCTCGGCTACTACGCCGCGATGTTCCTCCTTGCGATCCCGCTGATCCGGCTGAGCACGCGTGCGCTCGTCTTCACCGCGGTCGCGCTCGCGATCTGCGCGCCGCTGCTCAGTCAGGCGCTGCGCCCGCACCTTCCCGAGGGGATCGACGCCCAGCTCTCGTTCGACGCGGCCCTGCACCAACCACTGAGCTTCGTGTCCGACGTCCTGTTCACCGGTGAGTTCCCCGCCGTCGTGTGGATGACATACGTGTGTGTCGGACTCGTCGTCGGCCGACTGGTACTCACCGCGTGGCAGACCGCGCTGGGGCTGGTCGCCACCGGCGTGGCACTCATGCTGACCTCCAAGATGGTGTCGTGGCTGATTCTGTACCCCTTCGGCGGCCTCGACCGGATCCGGTCCGCCGAAGCGCCCGACACCGACGGAATCGTCGACGAGTTCCTCGCGTTCGGCGGGGACGGGACGACCCCGACGAGCACGTGGTGGTGGCTCGGCGTCGACGGGCCGCACACGGGCACACCATTCGATCTGATGGCGACAGTCGGCAGCTCGCTGCTCGTCCTTGGCGCGATACTGCTCCTCGGCCACGTCACGGCACCCGTCTGGTCCACGATCATCCACGTCGTCCTCGCGCCACTCGCCGCGATCGGCAGCCTGTCACTGACCGTGTACGTCAGCCACATCCTGTTCGTGAACTCAGACTTCGACGTGTACGGCCCGGTCTCCGGATACGTCCGACAAGTCGTCTGCATCACGGCCCTGGCGCTCGTGTGGCGCGCGACCGCGGGCCGCGGACCGCTCGAGGGACTCGTCCGGTTCGTCACCATCCGTGTCGACCGGTTCGTGCGGCAGCACCACGACAAGCCGGCGGGGCGGCACGCCGCCTAG